In Halobaculum rubrum, the following are encoded in one genomic region:
- a CDS encoding GNAT family N-acetyltransferase, with product MDLRDATTEDVDDIRETARASLSTSYGHALSADLIADAVESWYDAETLADSLTDEGAVFVVAVEHGDIVGFVQSQLVERREPVGELDWLHVHPDHRGKGVGDDLLRRAETELLELGAERLEGRVLAANESGGEFYEGEGFSEIGERTVEIGGEEFLERVFARYPSGDGEQVLTEARVTDDGEQVYVAYDEADRASMAPFYATYGDRERTEREGYVCGNCGGFAVNVDTMDRVQCSECGNERKASRWDAGW from the coding sequence ATGGACCTCAGAGACGCGACGACCGAGGACGTCGACGACATCCGTGAGACCGCACGCGCGTCGCTGTCGACCTCCTACGGCCACGCGCTCTCGGCGGATCTCATCGCCGACGCGGTCGAGTCGTGGTACGACGCCGAGACGCTCGCCGACTCGCTCACCGACGAGGGCGCGGTGTTCGTCGTCGCCGTCGAGCACGGCGACATCGTCGGATTCGTACAGAGTCAGCTCGTCGAGCGGCGCGAGCCGGTCGGCGAGTTGGACTGGCTCCACGTCCACCCGGACCACCGCGGGAAGGGGGTCGGCGACGACCTGCTCCGCCGGGCGGAGACGGAGCTGCTTGAGTTGGGCGCCGAGCGGCTCGAGGGGCGCGTGCTGGCGGCCAACGAGTCGGGTGGCGAGTTCTACGAGGGCGAGGGGTTCTCCGAGATCGGCGAGCGAACCGTCGAGATCGGCGGCGAGGAGTTCCTCGAGCGCGTGTTCGCTCGCTATCCCAGCGGCGACGGCGAGCAGGTGCTCACGGAGGCGCGCGTCACAGACGACGGCGAGCAGGTGTACGTCGCCTACGACGAGGCCGATCGCGCGTCGATGGCCCCCTTCTACGCGACGTACGGCGATCGCGAGCGAACCGAGCGGGAGGGCTACGTCTGCGGCAACTGCGGCGGGTTCGCGGTGAACGTCGACACCATGGACCGCGTGCAGTGCAGCGAGTGCGGGAACGAGCGAAAGGCGAGCCGCTGGGACGCGGGCTGGTGA
- a CDS encoding haloacid dehalogenase type II: protein MPETLCFDMYGTLCDTSSVTSTLADELDAPDALVAELDATWRAKQLQYSYQSALMEEYRPFWEVTGDALAYALDQWGVDADGATRERILAAYEHLDPYPDAIETLTRLSEAGHTVTVLSNGNPEMLETLADNAGLAPHLDDVISADEVSTFKPNPAVYENAAARTDTPIDRCRLVSGNAWDVAGAGTAGMRTAWVNRANDPFEEIGVGPSLEVTGLAGVADELA, encoded by the coding sequence ATGCCCGAGACGCTCTGTTTCGACATGTACGGAACGCTGTGTGACACGAGTAGCGTGACGAGCACGCTCGCGGACGAGCTCGATGCGCCCGACGCGCTCGTGGCGGAACTGGACGCGACCTGGCGGGCGAAGCAGCTCCAGTACTCCTACCAGTCGGCGCTGATGGAGGAGTACCGGCCGTTCTGGGAGGTGACGGGCGACGCGCTCGCGTACGCGCTCGACCAGTGGGGCGTCGACGCCGACGGGGCGACCCGCGAGCGGATCCTGGCCGCCTACGAGCACCTCGACCCGTACCCCGACGCGATCGAGACGCTGACCCGGCTCTCGGAGGCCGGCCACACGGTGACGGTGCTGTCGAACGGCAACCCCGAGATGCTGGAGACGCTCGCCGACAACGCGGGGCTCGCCCCGCATCTCGACGACGTGATCAGCGCCGACGAGGTGTCGACGTTCAAGCCGAACCCCGCGGTGTACGAGAACGCGGCCGCTCGGACCGACACGCCGATCGACCGCTGTCGGCTGGTTTCCGGCAACGCCTGGGACGTCGCGGGCGCCGGGACCGCGGGGATGCGGACCGCCTGGGTGAACCGAGCGAACGACCCGTTTGAGGAGATCGGCGTCGGCCCCTCGCTCGAGGTAACGGGGCTGGCCGGCGTCGCCGACGAACTCGCCTGA